From the genome of Tripterygium wilfordii isolate XIE 37 chromosome 6, ASM1340144v1, whole genome shotgun sequence:
TTCTAACTTCGCCCATCTTCTTCACAAATCTTGCACACTCAAACCtaccaagtaaaaaaaaaaaaacatttgaattAATCGCCACACAAAATATCAACAGACAAGACAACACATCCACCATAAAGCAGAAAAACTCTCAAGTCTTTCGCCCCAGGTGAAATGTTTAATTTGAACATGAAACCATCAGTGTCTATCACTCCAACACAATAATATAGCCCACAGAGTGTATGTACCTGGTGGAAGAGATTGCTTCAGCTTGTCAGCCTTTTCAGTGTCAAATACACACAGAGTATAGAGGTACCTGGAGCAACGAACCTTGAACTTAACAACATCCTTACTCCTCTTGATCTTAACCGAACGAGCATCCTTCCTCCTTGCCGTTAGAAGGAAATCCTTGATTTCATGGATTTGCTTCGGCTGTTTATCACGGgacaaaaaaccaaaataacTAGCTGGTTTTGGTTGAAGTTAACAATCCAAAAAAGTGATAAAATATTAGCAAGAGGCACAACCATTAAATGCCACCAATTACATAACCTCTATAAAATCAGATATCATTATCAGCATAACCCCAGAATAATAGTTATATTAAACTAAACAACAGTGAAGTGTTCTGTCACAAGGCAACGATTGGTTGACTACCGAGGGATGTTACTTAGAATAAACTTTGGTTTTTTAAAAGTACATTGATAAGAACACCAAAACCACAAAGCATAAGCTTTAGCAACACAAGCTTTGACAGGCCGTCACTGAGCCAGTATAAAACAATGGCCTCGAAACAACAATTTTTCAGCAAATCAATCACATGTCttgataaaataaatacaacGAGCAAGGCTGCAAGAGTCATCCTCCAACTACAAGAGGTGTCAAATTCTACAATATCTTTGTGATTCTTTTGGCGTGCAACAGAAACCATAAAAATCATCATTCAAGATTTCAAGTGCTACTTATAGGTTTACAAAATACTTAATACCCACCAAAAGGGTATAACTTCAAAGATGTGGTGCGATATATCAGTTAAAACATGGTCGCAAGGTTCAATATTATGCCCTAATGGAGCAGATGCATGCCTGATAAGTAACGAGGCATATGTTCATATTAACAAAGAACACACGGTCACTCTGCAATCAGCCAAGCAAAACTGAACCAAATAAAAAACATGAGACAAAATTATGCTAGTATAAGTAGGATTAATTCATATCTCTAGTCTTCACATCTATCAGCTATAAATAATATTGCAAAGaaacccaaaaccaaaaaaaaaataaaaaggatcaGCCCATTTTCCATTACTTGCTAGATTTTCCTCGAAATTTCCAGGCAACCAAGCATAACATCTATTTCAGCGGAGAAGGATACAAGAAGAAGTAATGGAGAATGAAAACAAAAGTACGTTATAGAATGTTAAAGTTACCATGTTtaggtcttcttcttcttcttatgcgAAGAGGAGGCCTGAGGCTCGGAGCAGAGTGCTGATGCTTTGAAACAGGCCGGCTGCGAGCGTATATGTTTGACTGTAAAAACCCTAGATTTGATTTTGTTCCAAATTCCCGGTATTGTCCCTACTTACTTAATTTAAAGCCCATTAAGCTCCTTCAGTGGATTAAAGCCCATTAAACTCCTTCAGTGGATTAAAGCCCATTAAACTggtgctttatatatatatatatatataatatatattttttttatgtgggtGTTATGGAGTATGTATGGAGGATATGTGGTATGGCATTGTATTGTATGGGGGTGTTATGGAGTATGTATGGAGGATGTGTGGATTAAAGCCCACTCCACTTGTCAAGAAAAGAATTACTCCCTCCTACATCACTTTTAATTTGATGGATAGCATTCAAACACATACAAGTACTTAAATAAAGtcacaaatattttattattatgatGATGATTTTATTTCATTCCCAAGGGCCTTGGGGAAATTAAACATAACACAGCACAGGTAAAGAAATATAACAAACATTAATTTTACACCTGCGAAGTGAAACTATGAAAATACCGaattttggaaaataaatatGAAGATGTTTTGTTTTACCAACAATATAGGGTAGTCTTAAATTCTCAAGTGATTTCTCTATTAATATTTGATATCATGTCTAAATGACTGGCATATATGATGATTGAAGTGGtgttataaataaaataaaaaaaaagacctaaaatagatttttaggTGAGATTTAGAAAATCgtgcataaaaaaaaagaagaagatacaaCAGGTTTGGATTTGGACATGCTCTTACTTTCTTTTAACGtgattgatttaaaatataaaaaagtgaTGTTTTTATTCTGTGATCACCACAATCTAATGGCtacccaaaaccaaaaaaagtgtTCAAATTTAATTGGAGGGTCACTGTtcatgttcttttcttttttttaaatttttttgtcaaGTACTTAACTTTCACGCGACTTGCTGGGGAAGCTTACGCAAGAACCCCTTCCCCGGCAAGTTCAAATATTATTCATCACTTTATAATCGATGTTGCTGTGCCTGTGATGCGATCCCCCTTCATCTCTccacaatattattattaagaTTTTGACGCCCTTTCTCCATCCACCACTGCTAACACACTCAAAACTTCATCACTCGGCGGtcagtttgaaatttgaatactCCAGTTTGAAATTGTgttcgttttcttttttctttaaatttcctTCTTTGGAGCCACTGTTTCTTCCCCAAAATCTTTCACCTTTTCCGTTGGTTGATACCCTGCGGCTGAATTGATTTTCCTttagagacagagagagggTTGCGCATTGTTTCTTCAATCACTACCACACACAGTTGCCTCTGTTTTCTGTTgttaaatcttcttctttttagagggaaagagagaagaaattttCTTTATCAATCATTAGGTGATGTATGCTGTTAATTCATATGCCAAGAAGATACTTCTGTatcgttttttatttatttctttttcatactTCTATGACTGAAGAGTTTCCTTACTGCATTGTTTTGATTTCCTTCATCTTGAATGCCTGTATTGAACAGATATGGAACCAACTACCCTGGAAATTGGCATGTCCCAGCAACCATCCCTTGATACCCTCTCTTTTGCCAGAAGGTGGTTTTCCCTgcttatcttctctctcttaatcTTTTGAGAAAATGTCTATGGATGGTTAATGTTCAAATATTGTTGTGATTTTTGCAGTTATCAGATCGAGGCACTGGAAAAGGCGATTAAGCATAACACAATTGTGTTCTTGGAGACTGGCTCTGGCAAGACCTTGATTGCCATCATGCTTCTTCGCAACTATGCTTATCTTATTCGCAAGCCTTCACCTTTCATTGCTATCTTCTTGGTTCCCCAAGTTGTCTTGGTTCGCCAAGTATGCCACATTTTACCTCTCCATTTAATTTGTTAGTTGTGAATTGCAGAATGAGTTTATGAATACCAGTGTTTTTACCTTTGTAGCATAATATAGAAGAGTAAGTTGTGGCTTTTGAAGTTTCGAAATACGTGGCATAAAGTTAATATGGAACATATGCCACATTTTAATCCTAACGCAAAGTAAAATTTTCAGATATGGCCTTCAATTCAATTCAACATTTTATATATAAGGCCATTCCAATATAAATGGTGCCTAAATGAAAATATTGCATGTGCAAACGTAAGCAATAGAcgcacaaacaaacaaacacacacatgtACATCGGTGCTTGTGCTACAATGAATTCTAAAGCTATTATGTTGTTAAGACTTAAAACTAtgttctgattttttttccccttgcgGTTTTGATAATTATTAGCAAGCTGCAGCATTAGAAATGCACTGTGACTTGAAAGTGGGAATGTATTGGGGAGATATGGGGGTCGACTACTGGGATGCTGCTATGTGGAATCAGGAACTAAGCGGAAAAGAGGTGAAATATTCGACAAATCTTGATATTACAAGCTGCTTGAtctgaaaatcaaatatttttttttgttttttctaagTATAaactctttcttcattttagtTTCAGATATCTATAAGCAACAAAACCTCTAATCACCTGGcctgtcactttttttttttcaactccaTAAATTGGGATAAGTTGAACCATATTAAAATGTGTTTTCAATGGTGCATAATAGCTATAACATATTCATTTCGAACAAAAGTAGTGGTACTCACGGTGGAGTCGCGACAATGGTACTGGTTGTGGTTGTCCTCTTCATTTGCCAGTCTCGCAAGATCACTGGTCAGAGTGAGACAGCCGTGAGTTTATGTTATTTCCCTTGAGTTAATCAAAGCTCCCTCAACATTTCAACCACACTTATGAATGGCGTTTTTAGCAAACATTTGCAGAAGTTTTTATTTTAGCTttagctttcttttttttctttttttttttttaatgacataCCAATTAACAGTTTATATTTTACTAGCCATGTAGAATGCTTAAAATGTATTGAGTTCTAAACATTTGATGATAATATGATATATGGTGAGTATGTGCTCAAAGAAGAACTCTGATAGGGGTTTAAGTGAATTCTTTATTTCATATTCGTACATGAGACTGTCATTTCTACTTCAGCATGAGACATGATTAACTTTTGTTGTCGCAATGCTCTTCCTTTTTGAAGGGAACCGTCATGTGGTTTTCTGATGTTATACTTACAGGTACTTGTGATGACACCACAAATTTTGCTTAGTGGCCTGAGGCATAGCTTCTTCAAACTAGACATGATAAAGGTTTTAATCATGGATGAGTGCCATCATGCAAGGGGTAAACACCCCTATGCGTGCATTTTGACGGTGAGTTACATGCATGGGTATTGTGATTTTGGTGGCATCATAATGATCTCCCTTGAGTCAAATGTTTATCTTGTTCTAGGTCTTTCATGGTAATAAAGCTTATGTCTGCTGGGAAAAAGTTTCTAACATGTATTATATTGTTTCATGTAGAGCTTTTGCTCCCTTAGTccagagatttttttttgttccaaccTAAATGTGatgcttttttaaaaaaattcaacattcACAAGAAAAGGAAACCCTTGTTTCAAGTGGATCTCCTTGCAGCTATGTAAGCGTGTGTGTGTTTGCGTATGCATGTATGTGTTTCAACTTGTGCTCGCATTTGTGTTGTATATATGAAACTATTggtgttataattttttttttccaatctttGAAGTATTTGATAATTGTACTTGCAGGAGTTCTATCACCCTCTTTTGAGGTCTCATAACTCATATCTTCCAAGGATATTTGGGATGACAGCTTCTCCTATAAAATCAAAATGTACGGTCTGGAATACATCCTGTTATTTATTTTAACTTCAGTTAATTTCATGCCCTCCAACAGCTGTTGGATCGAGGTTTATGATTCTGATACCTTTTCCTTTTCGTCATTGATGTAGGTGAACCTTCCGAGATAAGTTATTGGCAAAAAATTAATGAGCTTGAGACAATAATGAATTCAAAGGTTCCTTAAGTAGTTTACGACTTTTCTGCACTTTTTTCTTTGTCATGATTGTGAATATTTCTGTACCTAACCCAAAACTTATTGAAGCATGCTTATATCTATAAAGCCGATGATATTGGTTTTTTTTGAATGCTTTGTTAGAGTTTTACTTTGTAATAATAGCAAATGATCAGCTTGATTTTGCTGTTGAAGGTTTACACATGTCACAATGAATCTGTGCTTGCTGAATTTGTACCATTTTCAACCCCAAAATTCAAGATTTACAAGCGCATGGGAGTTCCTTCTGCATTATCTGAAAATTTAATGGAGAAATTGCAGATCTTGGAAAAAAAGGTGCCTATCTCTCTAAAATCATCAAGTATGCCGGCTATATTTAATGCTTTCTGTTTAGAAAGGTAACCAATCAAGCCCTGAAGTTCTTGATGTGATGCATATTTTGCTGTAAATGAAATGTAGTACAATAGCTATAGCATTGGTATACAAGTTTTGGACAGTGAGGCCGAATAAGAGGGCTAGAGAGAGGTGCAAATGTGGATTGAGGAAAAGAATCAATCTAATTATTGAATGATTCAGAATCATTTGTTTGCACAAGAATGATTATGAAAGTAGAAATGGATTTGTGTTAGTATTAAAATTGGTCATGCTGAGGTGACCAAGTCTCTTTGTTGCATTTGCAGCATAAAATTAATGTTCTTAtttctttgattatgttatCAAGATAATGAAATCTatcttattttgtttctttaaatTTCACATGCATCGGTATCATTTCTTGTCTTAGTAATTTAAAATGGATTTGCTGCTTCTCAGCATGAAAGCTCATTGAGGAATTTGGATCTACGTCAATCTACTGTGTTATCTATGGTCaagaaaatttcaaagataCGCTCGAATTTGGCATATTGTTTGCTGGATCTTGGTGTTTGGTTGGCTTTGAAGGTATTTAGGTGGAATGAATTTTGATTGGCTCTTATTTGTCTCTGGTTAAAAAGATTGGCAAATGTTGAAGTTATGTATATGTGTTTCTGTGGCAGGCTGCAGAGTCATTGTCTTGCTATAAAAGTGACTTTTTTTCTTGGGGCAAATTAGatgtttttggtgaagcaacTCTTAAAAAATTTAGCCTGGAAGCTTCTCAGACATTGGCAACTTATATACCACCTGGTACAATTAACTTCctgaacaatttttttgtttagattccaacttttcattatttttctcaCATTATTTGTCTGTGTTTTCCTTTCCCTCACATACAGgtcttaactggtctattggtgATAATATTGAATCCAGCTTGGATGCAGGCCTTTTAACTACAAAAGTTAGGTGCCTTATCGAATGTCTCCTTGAATACAGGTTGTCATATCATGGAGCCTTTTTTCTTCATGAATTCATTGTGTTTTTTAACTTTTGACAAGCTCTCTAGCTTTAGTTGGAGAACACTGAAATTATTGTGGAAGTTCACTCTCAAGTCCTTACAAGTTCGTAAGAAATGTGCATGTACAATTCAAAACTGAACTGTTTGTATCATGAGAAAATTCAATGTTTTAATACTATTTTCTAAGAGGTTAATGAACTTCTAGTTTTATCTCTCCAAAGGAGTGAAGAAGAATAAAACCAAGCGGCCATTAGTCTGCAATAGTAAGCCATAGAACAAGCTTATGATATGTCAACTTGTCTTGGATGATCAATGCCATCTACAACCCTTTTAGTTGTTTTACTTGAAGAATTTACGATGAAGTTGTGTTGTGCATTTTTTACGACGCAGGGAATTAGACGACATAAGATGCATAGTTTTTGTGGAAAGGGTCATTGCAGCCGTTGTTCTTCAATGTCTATTGGATGAGTTGCTTCCAAAGTACTGTAGCTGGAAGACCAAGTACATTGCAGGAAACAACTCCAGTATGCAAGTCCAGACAAGGAGAAAACAACATGAAATTGTGGAAGAATTCCGTAAAGGAATGGTATGTTTATATCTTATACTCATTGCGCTAAACGTGAATTTTATTTGGGCGTTGCCTTGTTTATGATGTGAAATGACATTGTAGGTGAATATTATTGTGGCAACATCAATTCTCGAGGAGGGTCTGGATGTTCAAAGTTGCAACTTGGTCCTTAGATTTGATCCGTCAGCCACAGTTAGCAGTTTCATACAGTCCAGAGGTCGAGCTAGGATGCAGAATTCAGATTATGTCTTAATGTTGGAGAGGTAGCCTTCTATTAATTCAAAGTTCTCCCAATGCTTTCTGATGCTGTGCAGAATGTATGCACTGAAATACACACTAGTTTATATATTTACGTGCCATGTGCATATAGTCAGTTCATAATGTCCATAGAAATTGTCTTTGATCTAACCTACCTGGACAATTTATGTTGTCATTTGTATCTAATACCTTGAATCCCTTTACAACTATCTGCAGCGAGGATTTGTCAACACATTCTCGAATGAAGAATTATCTTGCTAGTGGAGACATAATGAGAAAGGAGTCCCTACGCCATGCTCATGATCCTTGCCCATCTCTCAAAAGTGATCAATTCGATGAGGAGTTTTATCGCGTTGAAAGCACTGGAGCTATTGTAACCCTAACTTCAAGTGTTGGGTTGATTTACTTCTATTGCTCACGGCTCCCTTCTGATGGGTTAGTCAATTCTGTGCAAAGCTCTTCATAATTTCTTCCGACAAAATTTTAGATCATGTTTTGCATTTCAACAGAATGTAAAAACtccttttgtttttatctttcATCAGATATTATAAACCTGCTCCAAGGTGTGAGATAGACAAGGAGATGGAGACTTGTGTTTTGCATCTTCCCAAGACTTGCCCAATTCGAGCAGTTACTGCACAGGGTGACGTAAAACTTCTCAAGAAAAAGGCATGCCTTGAAGCATGCAAGCAGCTCCATCACGTGGGTGCTTTAACGGACAACCTTGTTCCTGATATTGTAGTTGAAGAAGCTGTCGCACAAGGACTTGGTAAATCTTATAGGCAGCCTTGAATGACTTGTCTAGTttcataaatatgtaatattctTGTTAGTTTGTCTCTATATCTATCAATTCATACATTTCCTTGACCAGTAAATATTTGATGCATCCAGGTAGGATTTGAGATCCTGTACATATTGTAGTTTCTCCTTTTAACCTTTTCCATTTAACTGCACTGTGGACAGGACTTGAGCCTTACAATGACGAACAGCACTGTTATTTCCCATCTGACCTGGTCAATCAGGATCCATGCAACTCGAAGAAAAAATATCACTGTTACTTGATCAAGTTAAAGCAGAACTTCACTCATGATATTTCTGTTCACGATGTCATGCTCGTAATGGGAAGTGAACTTGAGGCTGATGTTGGAGGTATAAATTTCCCTTTAGAAGCTAATAGAGGTGTGCTGACAGTGACTTTAATGTATGTCGGGGTTATACAACTTACCCCAGAGCAGGTAGTATATTCACTCTCTTCTTTCTGGTATGGTCACATATTTAAATGTTCAAATAACTTGTACTtacgattttttttattgtttgtgaAACCGTCTCCAGATTGTTATGTGTAGACGGTTTCAGGTCACTCTTTTCAGGGTTCTCATGGATCATAATCTGAATAAATTAATGAAGATGAGTGATTTTCAGTTGGGGAATGATCTTGAAGTTGATTATTTTCTTCTCCCATCTATCTGCAAGGGTAACAGATCTATGATTGATTGGTCAACTATCAGATCTGTATGGTTCTCCTATGCAAATACTTGGAAGGACCACTTGAACTGTCCCCATAAGGGTAATGTTCATGTCATACGGACCCAAAGTGGTCCGGTATGCTCATGCATGATAGAGAATTCTTTGGTCCACACACCTCACAATGGCCACCTATATTGCATCAATGGTTTTTTAAAGGACGTGAATGCAAACTCAATTTTTACTTTGAAGGATGGAGACAAGATCACGTACGAACAATACTATAAAGATCGGTATGTATAATGCACCTTAATAATTCTTGGATTAAATAACCCTGGTCTTCTATTgttatatacatttatatggAATTGTTGCAGCAGTGACGGTCTATCTTGTACTAAAATTCAGGTGTGGcatcgagttatgttttaacCACCAATCGTTTCTCAATGGGCGACACATTTTGACTGTGCCAAATTACCTTGATAggaacagaaaacaaaaagagaaaggttttgttttctttttcatctttacCATTTGGATATTAGCGAAGCATATCTTCAATGCTCGCCTTGTGATGTTACTTTCATGAAGCAAATATGTTTAAAGCGATTTATTAATGATTTTAATTGTCTGAAATCCTTGGTTGTTTTGGTTGTTCCATGATTTATGTGGTGTTGTTTAATGatctatttgttttctttgcagAATCTAGAAATGCGTCTGTTGAGTTGCCTCCTGAACTTTGCCACATCATCATGTCCCCAATATCAATCAGTACATTTTATTCTTTCTCATTTGTTCCATCAATCATGCATCGGCTTGAGTCTTTGCTCATCGCCGTCAACTTAAAGAAGATGCATCGGGATCATAGCTCTCAAAACATCAGTATTCCAACTATCAAGGTACTTTATGCCCTTGTCTAGAGTCATTGAGCTGCTAATTTGAACTTGTTCTTACACTGATGCCCATTGTAGATTTTGGAAGCAATCACTACAAACAGTTGCCGAGAAAAGTTTAATTTAGAATCACTGGAAACTCTCGGGGACTCTTTTCTCAAGTATGTCACATGCCAACAGTTATTTAAAACCTATCCAAACCATCATGAAGGCCTTCTTAGTGTTAAGAAGGATACAATTATCTCCAACGTTGCACTTTGCAAGCTGGGATGTGATCGCAAACTTCCGGTAATGATTTATGATATGCTTTCTATGTTGATATCCTTGACCATGTTGTAGGTTTTGTAGCTTCTTTTTTTAGTATATCAATGTATGGTTTTTTGCGTTTCAGTTACCATGTAATTCAAGTTGGTTGGTTGTTTCTCTTTGGTTAACTAGACTGTCTTACTCTTCCCTTCTTGTTACAACAGAAAGTTTGTCTTTCTGGATGGGAAAAAAATCACTATGTTCTCAACAAATAAACCGCCTTTGAATTTCCTAATATCTATTTAAACTATCTTGTTAGTTACATGATGATCCAAATCTATAACTTGTGTTTCCTTCTGAAACTTCAGGGCTTTATTCGTAATGAGTCCTTCGAGCCGAAGAAGTGGATGATTCCTGGAGATAAGTCTGAAAGTGTTACTCTAGAGGAGGATATTCTTTCTAATAACATAAAGATATTTAGTACAGGACGTCGAAGCATTAAAAGTAAGACAGTTGCTGATGTCGTCGAGGCACTTATTGGAGCCTACCTGAGCACAAATGGAGAAATAGCGGCGTTATTGTTCATGGATTGGATTGGAATTAAGGCTGATTTTATTAATGTGCCATGCGATAGACCATTAATACTCAACCCAGAGAGAATGGTTAATGTTCACTGCTTAGAGTCTCTCCTCAACTATTCATTCAATGACCGATCTCTGTTAGTGGAGGCGTTGACCCATGGTTCTTACATGCTTCCGGAGATTCCAACATGTTACCAGGTAATGTATTTGATAATTATAAGACATTTATATCGTTCTTCGGAGCTCTATTTGCTGTTTACTTTAACCTTACCACAAAATGTTCCCTGGTTTGCAGCGACTTGAATTTCTTGGAGACTCGGTGTTAGACTACTTAATCACCTTACATCTGTTTTGTAAAAATCCGGGGATGTCCCCCGGATTGTTGACAGACATGAGGTCTGCTTCTGTGAACAATGATTGTTATGCACGATCTGCTGTTAAATTTGGCTTACATAAACACATCCTACATGCGTCCCCTGAACTCCATAAGCATATTATTGAGACTGTTAGCAACTTTGAACAACTATCTTCTGGGTTGACGTATGGATGGGAATCTGAGACATCTTTT
Proteins encoded in this window:
- the LOC120000560 gene encoding endoribonuclease Dicer homolog 2 isoform X2, with the protein product MEPTTLEIGMSQQPSLDTLSFARSYQIEALEKAIKHNTIVFLETGSGKTLIAIMLLRNYAYLIRKPSPFIAIFLVPQVVLVRQQAAALEMHCDLKVGMYWGDMGVDYWDAAMWNQELSGKEVLVMTPQILLSGLRHSFFKLDMIKVLIMDECHHARGKHPYACILTEFYHPLLRSHNSYLPRIFGMTASPIKSKCEPSEISYWQKINELETIMNSKVYTCHNESVLAEFVPFSTPKFKIYKRMGVPSALSENLMEKLQILEKKHESSLRNLDLRQSTVLSMVKKISKIRSNLAYCLLDLGVWLALKAAESLSCYKSDFFSWGKLDVFGEATLKKFSLEASQTLATYIPPGLNWSIGDNIESSLDAGLLTTKVRCLIECLLEYRELDDIRCIVFVERVIAAVVLQCLLDELLPKYCSWKTKYIAGNNSSMQVQTRRKQHEIVEEFRKGMVNIIVATSILEEGLDVQSCNLVLRFDPSATVSSFIQSRGRARMQNSDYVLMLESEDLSTHSRMKNYLASGDIMRKESLRHAHDPCPSLKSDQFDEEFYRVESTGAIVTLTSSVGLIYFYCSRLPSDGYYKPAPRCEIDKEMETCVLHLPKTCPIRAVTAQGDVKLLKKKACLEACKQLHHVGALTDNLVPDIVVEEAVAQGLGLEPYNDEQHCYFPSDLVNQDPCNSKKKYHCYLIKLKQNFTHDISVHDVMLVMGSELEADVGGINFPLEANRGVLTVTLMYVGVIQLTPEQIVMCRRFQVTLFRVLMDHNLNKLMKMSDFQLGNDLEVDYFLLPSICKGNRSMIDWSTIRSVWFSYANTWKDHLNCPHKGNVHVIRTQSGPVCSCMIENSLVHTPHNGHLYCINGFLKDVNANSIFTLKDGDKITYEQYYKDRCGIELCFNHQSFLNGRHILTVPNYLDRNRKQKEKESRNASVELPPELCHIIMSPISISTFYSFSFVPSIMHRLESLLIAVNLKKMHRDHSSQNISIPTIKILEAITTNSCREKFNLESLETLGDSFLKYVTCQQLFKTYPNHHEGLLSVKKDTIISNVALCKLGCDRKLPGFIRNESFEPKKWMIPGDKSESVTLEEDILSNNIKIFSTGRRSIKSKTVADVVEALIGAYLSTNGEIAALLFMDWIGIKADFINVPCDRPLILNPERMVNVHCLESLLNYSFNDRSLLVEALTHGSYMLPEIPTCYQRLEFLGDSVLDYLITLHLFCKNPGMSPGLLTDMRSASVNNDCYARSAVKFGLHKHILHASPELHKHIIETVSNFEQLSSGLTYGWESETSFPKVLGDVIESLAGAILIDSCYNKEIVFKSIRPLLEPMITPETVRLHPVRELNELCQKEHFEQREPVVNRNNGVASITIEVEANGKIFKHTATASDKKMAKKLACKEVLKSLKESMTQ
- the LOC120000857 gene encoding 60S ribosomal protein L38; translated protein: MPKQIHEIKDFLLTARRKDARSVKIKRSKDVVKFKVRCSRYLYTLCVFDTEKADKLKQSLPPGLSVQDL
- the LOC120000560 gene encoding endoribonuclease Dicer homolog 2 isoform X1; this encodes MEPTTLEIGMSQQPSLDTLSFARSYQIEALEKAIKHNTIVFLETGSGKTLIAIMLLRNYAYLIRKPSPFIAIFLVPQVVLVRQQAAALEMHCDLKVGMYWGDMGVDYWDAAMWNQELSGKEVLVMTPQILLSGLRHSFFKLDMIKVLIMDECHHARGKHPYACILTEFYHPLLRSHNSYLPRIFGMTASPIKSKCEPSEISYWQKINELETIMNSKVYTCHNESVLAEFVPFSTPKFKIYKRMGVPSALSENLMEKLQILEKKHESSLRNLDLRQSTVLSMVKKISKIRSNLAYCLLDLGVWLALKAAESLSCYKSDFFSWGKLDVFGEATLKKFSLEASQTLATYIPPGLNWSIGDNIESSLDAGLLTTKVRCLIECLLEYRLELDDIRCIVFVERVIAAVVLQCLLDELLPKYCSWKTKYIAGNNSSMQVQTRRKQHEIVEEFRKGMVNIIVATSILEEGLDVQSCNLVLRFDPSATVSSFIQSRGRARMQNSDYVLMLESEDLSTHSRMKNYLASGDIMRKESLRHAHDPCPSLKSDQFDEEFYRVESTGAIVTLTSSVGLIYFYCSRLPSDGYYKPAPRCEIDKEMETCVLHLPKTCPIRAVTAQGDVKLLKKKACLEACKQLHHVGALTDNLVPDIVVEEAVAQGLGLEPYNDEQHCYFPSDLVNQDPCNSKKKYHCYLIKLKQNFTHDISVHDVMLVMGSELEADVGGINFPLEANRGVLTVTLMYVGVIQLTPEQIVMCRRFQVTLFRVLMDHNLNKLMKMSDFQLGNDLEVDYFLLPSICKGNRSMIDWSTIRSVWFSYANTWKDHLNCPHKGNVHVIRTQSGPVCSCMIENSLVHTPHNGHLYCINGFLKDVNANSIFTLKDGDKITYEQYYKDRCGIELCFNHQSFLNGRHILTVPNYLDRNRKQKEKESRNASVELPPELCHIIMSPISISTFYSFSFVPSIMHRLESLLIAVNLKKMHRDHSSQNISIPTIKILEAITTNSCREKFNLESLETLGDSFLKYVTCQQLFKTYPNHHEGLLSVKKDTIISNVALCKLGCDRKLPGFIRNESFEPKKWMIPGDKSESVTLEEDILSNNIKIFSTGRRSIKSKTVADVVEALIGAYLSTNGEIAALLFMDWIGIKADFINVPCDRPLILNPERMVNVHCLESLLNYSFNDRSLLVEALTHGSYMLPEIPTCYQRLEFLGDSVLDYLITLHLFCKNPGMSPGLLTDMRSASVNNDCYARSAVKFGLHKHILHASPELHKHIIETVSNFEQLSSGLTYGWESETSFPKVLGDVIESLAGAILIDSCYNKEIVFKSIRPLLEPMITPETVRLHPVRELNELCQKEHFEQREPVVNRNNGVASITIEVEANGKIFKHTATASDKKMAKKLACKEVLKSLKESMTQ